Proteins encoded by one window of Corynebacterium amycolatum:
- a CDS encoding TIGR03085 family metal-binding protein, whose amino-acid sequence MTFAEREREDLANLLLSVGPDAPTLCEGWTTRDLANHLYIRENRLDAAGGMFVKALSERLDAVTAEVNRMPYVEVVGKWGSGAPRWNPMNWADRYVNTAENFVHHEDVRRAQEGWTVRQLPPSGVSDLWRLVTTAGRMMLRGSTSTVVLMRDDGVAVTLIDNSAKGAPVVTVRGSVGELVLWLYGRDEVRVTIDGDESGIKRNSL is encoded by the coding sequence ATGACTTTTGCTGAACGGGAACGTGAAGACCTAGCTAATCTACTGCTCAGCGTCGGTCCCGACGCACCGACCTTGTGCGAGGGCTGGACAACCCGGGATTTGGCCAACCACCTTTACATTCGCGAAAACCGTCTGGATGCCGCTGGCGGGATGTTCGTCAAGGCGCTTTCGGAACGCCTCGATGCTGTTACCGCTGAGGTCAATCGAATGCCCTACGTCGAAGTGGTGGGGAAGTGGGGCAGTGGTGCTCCGCGATGGAATCCAATGAACTGGGCAGACCGCTACGTCAACACTGCGGAGAACTTCGTTCACCACGAGGATGTCCGTCGTGCCCAGGAAGGTTGGACCGTTCGTCAGCTACCACCCTCCGGAGTTTCAGACCTGTGGCGCCTGGTCACTACTGCCGGCCGTATGATGTTGCGCGGGTCGACCTCGACCGTGGTGCTAATGCGCGACGACGGGGTTGCGGTGACCCTAATCGACAACAGCGCTAAAGGTGCTCCGGTTGTGACTGTCCGCGGTAGCGTCGGGGAACTGGTGTTGTGGCTCTATGGCCGTGACGAGGTACGCGTCACCATCGACGGCGACGAATCGGGCATCAAGCGCAACAGCCTTTAA